From one Sphingobacteriales bacterium genomic stretch:
- a CDS encoding acyl-CoA dehydrogenase family protein produces the protein MTNLESYYITEEHELFRKTLRDFLDKEVVPFVDQWEEDQRLPKELFKKFGDMGFFGMTQEEKYGGSNLDFWYDVIFIEEVSKSNSGGFGASISAHPYLSLSHLKHEASDYLKEKYLPKAIAGEYVGALAITEPHAGSDVAGIKTTAVRQGDKYIINGSKVFITNGVFCDYMIVACKTASTGSGGISMILVEGNSKGLSRNNLKKLGWKASDTAEIAFDNVEVPVENLLGEENKGFYYIMQRFELERLTLALGALASSEWAMEYTMQYMNERRAFGRTINKFQVLRHKMAQLTAEIESVKTFTYHVCEMHADKNYCVKEASMAKYLATELSDKVAYQCLQMFGGYGYMEEYKMARFFRDSRLGTIGGGSSEIMLEIISKMVIDDVSYGNQSAVSSPQTKDLTIDELFATLPSRLKKEKANGVELNVLFEFENNLNYLIEIKNQEVLQSTVDRRPSTVDLTITTTTETYIGVETGKLNPQEAFMSGKIQVSDLGKLMQFGGLFKKITN, from the coding sequence ATGACAAATTTAGAATCATACTACATCACGGAAGAACATGAATTGTTCCGTAAAACCCTGCGCGATTTTTTAGACAAGGAAGTCGTGCCTTTTGTTGACCAATGGGAAGAAGATCAGCGTTTACCGAAAGAACTTTTTAAGAAGTTCGGTGATATGGGCTTTTTCGGCATGACACAAGAAGAAAAATATGGCGGCTCAAATCTTGATTTTTGGTACGATGTCATTTTCATTGAAGAAGTGTCCAAGTCGAACTCCGGTGGTTTTGGCGCCAGCATTTCCGCACATCCCTATTTGTCGCTGTCGCACTTAAAACACGAGGCCAGCGATTACCTGAAAGAAAAATACCTTCCAAAAGCGATTGCCGGTGAATATGTCGGCGCACTCGCCATCACCGAGCCGCATGCAGGCAGTGATGTTGCAGGGATTAAAACAACAGCGGTACGACAAGGCGACAAATACATCATCAACGGCAGTAAAGTGTTTATAACCAACGGCGTTTTCTGTGATTATATGATTGTCGCCTGTAAAACCGCATCTACCGGATCTGGCGGTATTTCCATGATATTAGTGGAAGGCAATTCCAAAGGACTTTCGCGAAATAACCTGAAAAAATTAGGCTGGAAAGCCAGTGACACGGCAGAGATTGCCTTTGATAATGTGGAAGTGCCCGTAGAAAATCTGTTAGGCGAAGAAAACAAAGGCTTCTACTATATCATGCAGCGTTTTGAACTGGAGCGACTGACGCTCGCCTTAGGAGCACTCGCCTCTTCCGAATGGGCAATGGAATATACCATGCAATACATGAACGAACGCAGAGCCTTCGGTAGAACCATAAATAAATTCCAGGTACTTCGCCACAAAATGGCACAGCTGACAGCGGAAATTGAAAGTGTCAAAACCTTCACCTACCACGTTTGCGAAATGCATGCAGATAAAAACTACTGCGTGAAAGAAGCCTCCATGGCAAAATACCTCGCGACAGAATTATCCGATAAAGTGGCCTATCAGTGTCTGCAGATGTTTGGCGGTTACGGGTATATGGAAGAATACAAGATGGCGCGTTTCTTCCGCGACTCCCGTTTAGGCACGATTGGCGGAGGTTCGTCGGAAATTATGCTGGAGATTATCAGCAAAATGGTGATTGATGATGTGTCGTATGGCAATCAGTCCGCAGTCAGCAGTCCGCAGACAAAAGATTTGACTATTGATGAATTATTTGCAACGTTGCCATCCAGATTAAAAAAAGAAAAAGCGAATGGTGTTGAATTGAATGTATTGTTTGAGTTTGAGAATAATTTAAATTACCTGATTGAAATAAAAAATCAGGAAGTGTTACAGTCCACGGTTGACCGTCGACCGTCGACCGTCGACCTCACAATCACAACAACAACCGAAACCTACATCGGAGTGGAAACCGGCAAACTCAATCCGCAGGAAGCGTTTATGTCAGGTAAAATTCAAGTCAGTGATTTGGGCAAGCTGATGCAGTTTGGTGGGCTGTTCAAAAAAATTACCAATTAA
- a CDS encoding four helix bundle protein — MKSKTKENIILKLTFEFSLAIIEFAETLESNRRFVIANQILKSGTSIGANVREAQNAESKADFIHKIKIAIKEVEETEYWLELCHFSKNYPDTDELQSKLKSIKLILAKIITTSKNKQ, encoded by the coding sequence ATGAAAAGTAAAACAAAAGAGAATATCATCCTTAAGCTAACTTTTGAATTTTCATTAGCAATCATTGAATTTGCAGAAACATTAGAATCAAATCGAAGATTTGTAATTGCAAATCAGATTTTAAAATCTGGAACTTCTATTGGTGCAAATGTCAGAGAAGCTCAAAATGCAGAAAGCAAGGCTGACTTTATACATAAGATTAAAATAGCGATCAAAGAAGTGGAAGAAACAGAATACTGGTTAGAACTCTGTCATTTTTCAAAGAATTATCCGGATACGGATGAATTACAATCAAAATTAAAATCTATCAAATTAATCCTCGCCAAAATTATTACAACATCAAAAAACAAGCAATAA
- a CDS encoding enoyl-CoA hydratase/isomerase family protein, translated as MLYTQQDISNFSEQSFAYLIVEEKDNVLSITLNRPDKRNAFHMPLANELAYALAYAHYNNAIWAVVLKANGPTFCAGADLKAFGGADTTEKPSTIPMPKDMVKLGDEFNGLHKPCIAQVHADVYAGGFLMIGGATHVVAVEEAKFGLPEVKRGIFPFQVMATLEPLMSARQLLDLCLRAKTLTAQEAKEIGLVSAVVKADELEVTVQQLVEDIKEQSPTAIRLGLKAFHEMKSLKADEKHKYLHAMLMQCLSSKDAAEGLAAFKEKRKASWTGN; from the coding sequence ATGCTATACACACAACAAGACATCAGTAATTTCTCCGAACAATCTTTCGCGTATCTGATTGTGGAAGAAAAGGACAATGTGCTCAGCATCACGCTCAATCGTCCGGATAAACGCAATGCCTTTCATATGCCATTGGCGAATGAATTGGCTTATGCCCTCGCCTACGCGCATTACAACAATGCCATCTGGGCGGTCGTGCTGAAAGCCAACGGACCGACGTTTTGTGCTGGTGCGGATTTAAAGGCCTTCGGCGGAGCGGATACCACCGAAAAGCCATCCACGATTCCCATGCCTAAAGATATGGTAAAACTGGGCGATGAATTCAACGGTCTGCACAAGCCCTGCATCGCACAGGTACATGCAGATGTGTACGCCGGCGGCTTCCTGATGATTGGCGGTGCTACACATGTCGTCGCTGTGGAAGAGGCGAAATTCGGCTTGCCTGAAGTGAAACGCGGTATTTTCCCGTTTCAGGTCATGGCTACGTTGGAACCCTTAATGTCCGCACGGCAATTGCTGGATTTATGTCTGCGCGCCAAAACACTGACGGCTCAGGAAGCAAAAGAAATTGGTCTGGTTTCTGCCGTGGTGAAAGCAGATGAATTGGAAGTTACGGTACAACAACTCGTGGAAGACATAAAAGAACAATCACCTACGGCAATACGCTTGGGGTTGAAAGCCTTTCATGAAATGAAATCCCTGAAAGCAGATGAGAAACACAAATACCTGCACGCCATGCTGATGCAATGCCTGAGCAGCAAAGATGCAGCGGAAGGATTGGCTGCGTTTAAGGAAAAAAGAAAAGCGAGTTGGACTGGAAATTAA
- a CDS encoding acetyl-CoA carboxylase biotin carboxylase subunit has product MSKITKLLVANRGEIAVRIFKSCKEMGIATVAVFSDADEHALFVKLADEAVRIGGKQPAESYLVMDKIIDAAKRTCANAIHPGYGFLSERTEFAKRCNDEGIIWVGPHPQAIEVMGSKIGAKKIMQSHNVPTIPGYQGDDQSEATIKAKAIEIGFPVLLKASAGGGGKGMRIVRQESELDKAINEAKSEALSGFGDDTLLIEKYFDTSRHVEFQIFGDKHGNAIHLFERECSIQRRYQKVVEESPSPFITEETRQKMGDAAVAACKAIQYDNAGTVEFIVAPDQSFYFLEVNTRLQVEHPITEEVTGLDLVRLQIEVAAGNSIPFKQEDVQQCGHSIEVRFYAEDPANNFMPVNGKILDWIPANSEGLRYDTGIESGSEISTYYDPMIAKVIGSGKNRNEAINRLKKCLQETVCTGFTTNKNFLIAILENEHFQKGEFDTHFLDKVFKYEGEKYPQETLDILTCALIHYRFLQRQQERTVAQGVPAGWRNNAYQPQKETYSFHGFEFPITYISNNNELQISFADKEFTSIYHNANERRHSEPPTGGSESHPVWHTLEINGIRRNFFISKNGHQYFIQSAQLGQIVLNIVDRFPNPNEEVVKGGYIAPMPGEITLVLVKPGDAVKSGDALLKMISMKMESTIEAHTDGEVEEVYVTDKQFLEAGTLLLKMKEE; this is encoded by the coding sequence ATGAGTAAAATAACCAAACTACTAGTAGCGAACCGCGGTGAAATTGCGGTGCGTATATTCAAAAGCTGCAAAGAAATGGGCATCGCCACCGTGGCTGTTTTTTCAGATGCAGATGAACATGCGCTATTTGTAAAGCTGGCAGATGAAGCGGTGCGCATTGGCGGCAAACAACCTGCCGAGTCGTATTTGGTCATGGATAAAATCATCGATGCTGCGAAACGAACCTGTGCCAATGCCATCCATCCGGGCTATGGTTTCTTATCTGAACGCACGGAATTTGCCAAACGCTGCAACGACGAAGGCATCATCTGGGTCGGACCGCATCCGCAGGCGATTGAAGTGATGGGCTCCAAAATCGGCGCCAAGAAAATCATGCAGTCGCACAATGTGCCTACCATTCCGGGTTATCAGGGCGACGACCAGAGCGAAGCCACTATTAAAGCAAAAGCCATAGAAATCGGATTTCCCGTGTTGCTGAAAGCCAGTGCAGGCGGCGGCGGAAAAGGGATGCGTATCGTGCGTCAGGAAAGCGAACTCGACAAAGCCATCAACGAAGCAAAATCAGAGGCCTTATCCGGTTTTGGTGATGATACCTTATTGATTGAAAAATATTTCGACACGTCACGCCATGTGGAGTTTCAGATTTTCGGTGATAAACACGGCAACGCGATTCATTTATTTGAACGCGAGTGCAGCATTCAGCGCCGGTATCAGAAAGTGGTGGAAGAAAGTCCTTCACCGTTTATCACGGAAGAAACGCGACAAAAAATGGGCGATGCTGCAGTTGCGGCGTGCAAAGCCATCCAATACGACAATGCCGGAACCGTAGAGTTTATTGTAGCTCCCGACCAGTCCTTCTATTTCCTGGAAGTCAATACACGCTTACAGGTGGAACATCCAATTACGGAAGAAGTGACCGGTTTGGATTTGGTGCGTCTGCAAATTGAAGTAGCTGCGGGCAACTCTATTCCGTTCAAACAGGAAGACGTACAACAATGCGGACATTCCATTGAAGTGCGTTTTTATGCGGAAGATCCGGCCAATAATTTCATGCCGGTGAATGGGAAAATCCTGGACTGGATTCCAGCTAATTCAGAAGGTTTGCGTTATGATACGGGTATTGAAAGCGGCTCTGAAATTTCCACGTACTACGACCCTATGATTGCTAAAGTAATTGGTTCGGGTAAAAACAGAAACGAAGCCATCAATCGTTTAAAGAAATGCTTACAGGAAACGGTTTGTACAGGTTTCACTACCAATAAAAACTTCCTGATTGCCATTTTAGAGAATGAACATTTTCAGAAAGGCGAATTTGACACCCACTTTTTAGATAAGGTATTCAAATACGAAGGAGAAAAATATCCGCAGGAAACGCTGGATATCCTGACCTGTGCATTGATTCACTATAGATTCCTGCAACGTCAGCAGGAACGAACCGTGGCACAAGGTGTTCCGGCAGGCTGGAGAAACAATGCGTATCAGCCTCAAAAGGAAACCTACTCCTTCCACGGATTTGAATTCCCGATTACATATATCAGCAACAACAACGAACTGCAGATTTCTTTTGCCGATAAAGAATTTACATCTATTTATCATAACGCAAATGAGCGCCGTCATTCCGAGCCGCCAACTGGCGGATCGGAATCTCATCCTGTTTGGCACACCCTCGAAATAAACGGCATCCGTCGTAACTTCTTCATTTCCAAAAACGGACATCAGTACTTCATACAGTCCGCGCAACTCGGACAAATCGTATTGAATATCGTGGACCGTTTCCCGAATCCGAATGAGGAAGTCGTGAAAGGCGGTTACATCGCTCCTATGCCGGGTGAAATCACATTAGTATTGGTAAAACCGGGCGATGCGGTAAAATCAGGCGATGCCTTATTGAAAATGATTTCTATGAAAATGGAAAGCACCATAGAAGCCCATACCGACGGCGAAGTGGAAGAAGTATATGTAACGGATAAACAGTTTTTGGAAGCGGGAACGTTGTTGTTGAAGATGAAGGAAGAGTAA
- a CDS encoding four helix bundle protein, producing MNSTELKDRTKKFAVNTIKFTDGIKPTYANVVIIKQVIRSATSVGANYRAALRGKSNPDFVNKINIIQEEADESIYWFELLEETNTQLKGIDELIKEANELTAIFSAILKTLKFKNNKK from the coding sequence ATGAATTCGACTGAATTAAAAGATAGAACTAAGAAATTTGCAGTGAATACTATAAAATTCACAGATGGAATTAAGCCAACTTATGCAAATGTTGTAATAATTAAACAAGTTATTAGATCGGCAACTTCTGTTGGTGCAAATTACAGGGCTGCATTACGCGGAAAATCTAATCCTGATTTCGTAAACAAAATAAATATTATTCAAGAAGAAGCTGATGAATCAATTTATTGGTTTGAACTATTAGAAGAAACAAATACACAATTAAAAGGAATTGATGAATTGATAAAGGAAGCTAATGAATTAACTGCAATATTTTCTGCAATTCTAAAAACACTTAAATTTAAAAATAACAAAAAATAA
- a CDS encoding DUF1446 domain-containing protein produces the protein MKTIRIAGAQGFYGDSPLGAIQIAMQGEADYLMHDALAELTLSILQKDKIKDPTMGYARDIEVHARTLYPIAFSKGIKIVTNSGGLNPESAAQKVKAILEKSGIKGIKIATITGDDCVTRLDEFKEKGLLLENLDSNEPYPAKYPVTHANVYTGAQAVKDALDQGANLILAGRVADPCLALGIMAHEYGWKIDDASTQEDWDRLAFGITIGHILECGGQASGGNAYSEWPMNYSVSDLGYPIAHVNEDCTAILTKAQHTGGKVSRNTIREQLVYEIHDPTNYITPDVVVDLSNIKLEDVEENRVSLSGIKGKPRPEKLKLVMGQHEGFVTEQFFFFSYPFAYDKVQMFIKAVKETWAKLPVQILESRFNIIGVNGLHEDAVDIPAAEELNQRSELGLRIALKHKDDRTGKTAIAGITCLGLNGPPGVISVPGWGNMNRAMLSLWPTLIPRELIKQEINFITV, from the coding sequence ATGAAGACAATCAGAATAGCAGGCGCACAGGGTTTCTACGGAGACTCTCCTTTAGGCGCCATACAGATAGCCATGCAGGGAGAAGCGGATTACCTGATGCACGATGCATTGGCGGAACTGACACTTTCCATCCTGCAGAAAGACAAAATCAAGGACCCAACCATGGGTTATGCGCGCGACATAGAAGTGCATGCGAGAACCTTGTATCCGATTGCTTTTTCAAAAGGCATCAAAATCGTGACCAACAGCGGCGGTCTCAATCCGGAAAGCGCCGCACAGAAAGTGAAAGCGATTCTGGAAAAGTCAGGCATCAAAGGCATTAAGATTGCCACCATCACCGGCGACGACTGCGTCACCCGTTTGGATGAATTTAAGGAGAAAGGCTTATTGCTGGAAAATCTGGATTCGAATGAGCCCTATCCTGCAAAATATCCCGTTACCCATGCGAATGTATACACCGGCGCGCAAGCCGTGAAAGACGCCCTGGATCAGGGTGCGAATTTAATCCTTGCCGGCCGTGTAGCGGATCCGTGTTTAGCACTCGGCATCATGGCGCACGAATATGGCTGGAAGATTGACGATGCTTCCACGCAGGAAGACTGGGACCGACTGGCATTCGGGATTACTATCGGACATATTTTAGAATGCGGCGGACAAGCCAGCGGCGGCAACGCCTACTCCGAATGGCCTATGAATTATAGTGTTTCCGACTTAGGCTATCCGATTGCACATGTCAACGAAGATTGTACGGCCATTTTAACCAAAGCGCAGCATACCGGTGGAAAAGTTTCCAGAAATACGATTCGTGAGCAGCTTGTATATGAAATTCACGACCCGACGAATTATATCACACCGGATGTGGTGGTGGATTTATCCAATATCAAACTGGAAGATGTGGAAGAAAATCGCGTGAGTCTTTCCGGCATCAAAGGTAAACCGCGTCCGGAAAAACTGAAACTTGTGATGGGACAGCACGAAGGATTTGTCACCGAACAATTCTTCTTCTTCTCCTACCCTTTCGCATATGATAAGGTTCAGATGTTCATCAAAGCGGTGAAAGAAACCTGGGCGAAACTGCCGGTGCAAATTCTCGAATCGCGTTTTAATATCATTGGCGTGAATGGCTTGCATGAAGATGCAGTGGATATTCCGGCGGCTGAAGAACTGAATCAGCGCAGTGAACTCGGTTTGCGCATCGCCTTAAAACACAAGGATGACCGCACCGGAAAAACCGCCATTGCAGGTATCACCTGTTTAGGATTGAACGGTCCTCCGGGTGTGATTTCCGTGCCGGGCTGGGGCAACATGAACCGTGCCATGCTGAGCTTATGGCCGACACTCATACCAAGGGAATTGATAAAACAGGAGATTAATTTTATAACTGTATAA